The segment GTAAAGGCGTGCTGCCGGATGGCTCCCACCTTTACCCGGCGATGCCTTACCCGGATTACGCCAAAATCAGCGATGAAGATATGCACGCGTTGTATGTCTACTTTATGCAGGGCGTAAAACCGAGTGCGGAGCAGCCACCGGAAACCAAACTGAGCTTCCCGTTCAGCCAGCGCTGGGGTATGCGTTTCTGGAACTGGGCGTTCACCTCTGACAAGCCGTTCCAGCCGATTGGCGGTGCCTCTGAAGAGGTGAACCGTGGTGCTTATATCGTGGAAAGCCTTGGTCACTGCGGTAGCTGCCATACGCCGCGCGGTCTGGGTATGAACGAGAAAGCGCTCGACAGCAGCGATGATCAGTTCCTCGCTGGTGGTAGCCTGAACAACTGGGATGTGCCGTCACTGCGTGGTCTGCCGCGCTGGAGCGAGCAGGAGATCGTTGATTACCTGCAAACCGGTCGTAACGATAAAGCGGCTGTTGGCGGTGAGATGAAGTCGGTGATTGAGCACAGCAGCTCGCACATGACCGATGCCGACCTGAAAGCCATCGCAGCCTACCTGAAGTTCCTGGGCGGCAACCCGCCGTTGCAGGCGTACAACGTTCAGGCCCAGCAGGCGACGGAAGCGAAGCTGACCGCAGGCAAAAATCTGTCGGAAGGTGAGCGTCTGTACCTCGACAACTGTGGTGCGTGCCACTTTGTCACCGGTAAAGGCGCGCCGGGCGTGTTCCCGGAACTGGATCAGGCCACGATCGTCAACGCCAAAGATCCAACCGGACTGATCCACACCATTCTGGAAGGTGCACAGCAGCCATCGACTGAAAAAACAGCCTCAACCTTGTTGATGCCTGGTTTTGCCAACCGTCTGAGCGATGATGAAGTGGCGCAACTGGCGACCTTTATTCGCCAGGGCTGGAGCAACAACGCTCCGGCAGTCACGAAAGATCAGGTTGCTGACGTTCGTAAGACTCTGAAGCACTAATGATCATCGGGGCGGCGTTCAGGCCGCCCCTGTCATTCATAATAGCAGCGCGATTTATCGCGCTGATTTTTTTATGCCCAGGTGCACGGATTTAATGGTAGCGGCGCGATTTATCGCGCTGATTTTTATGCCAGGTGCACGGATTTAATGGTAGCGG is part of the Pantoea phytobeneficialis genome and harbors:
- a CDS encoding c-type cytochrome produces the protein MKLKSLLIANAVLLGSIAAQAHAADDAQLIKKGEYLSRLGDCMACHSVAGKPDYAGGLAIESNLGTIYSTNITPDKEHGIGNYTEQQFSDAVRKGVLPDGSHLYPAMPYPDYAKISDEDMHALYVYFMQGVKPSAEQPPETKLSFPFSQRWGMRFWNWAFTSDKPFQPIGGASEEVNRGAYIVESLGHCGSCHTPRGLGMNEKALDSSDDQFLAGGSLNNWDVPSLRGLPRWSEQEIVDYLQTGRNDKAAVGGEMKSVIEHSSSHMTDADLKAIAAYLKFLGGNPPLQAYNVQAQQATEAKLTAGKNLSEGERLYLDNCGACHFVTGKGAPGVFPELDQATIVNAKDPTGLIHTILEGAQQPSTEKTASTLLMPGFANRLSDDEVAQLATFIRQGWSNNAPAVTKDQVADVRKTLKH